In Nitrospirota bacterium, the DNA window AAAAATCTCCGTTGTTCATAAAAATCCTTTTAAACAAATATTTCAATTAATTATGGATTTTGCACCGAAGGGATCAGGATATAATCCTCTCTCCGACGGCGCCGAAGTTTATCCTCATTTCTGCATTTATAAATTAATGGGGGATAAACAAACTTCGCCGAGTCTCCTTTCGGACAACATCCCGATCCCTTCCGTTTCAGTTTAAGAATTCATGTTAGTTTTTAGGCTGTTCAAAAAGTCTTTTTTCAATTTTCTTTCAATTGCTGAGGCCTAAGGATGTTATTCGAAAGGAGACTCGGCGAAATTCGGTGATGCCACAATCTAATGTTCAATAAAGATGAGCATGAATTTCGGCGCCGTTGGAGAGAGGATAATATCCTTAGGCCTCAGCAATATGAGAACTCTTTTTCTTATTGTCCTGTTCTTTGACGGTATCTTTCTGCCTGCTTCGGATCCACCTTTTTCATCCTCTTCAAGAGATTTTCCTTTGCAGTATCGGTGTCAGGCTTCTTGGGTCCCCCCTCTTCCCTCGGTTTTTCAAGCGGGTTGACCGGCTTTTCTCGTCTTTCAATGGTCGGATTCATTGCCTTGCTCCTTTTGAGAAGTATTGTGAAATATCCTTCATATCGTTTAATTGATTTTTCAATGACGTGATTTGATCCGGATCGAAAAGATGGCTCAGATCGAGCTCCTTTTTGAGAAGACCTTTGTTGAAAATAATCCTCTCCCATTGAATTCGATGGATTTTATCATGAAAACGGTCAACGCAGAGTCCCCGAATGGCGGCCCGGGTATCGGTAGGGGGCGTGTAGATCGCCTCTTTGATCTTCGGGTCGCTGCTGAGTCGGTTCATACTCCCGTTCATCTCCATAGCGATAAAAAGCCCCCTGTCAGGGCTCATGTTATGATATTCGAGATCAATTGCGATCAGACGGGCATCGTCCAACTTGCATCCCTCTGATTCGACAAAAGTTTCCATGAGCCATTTCTTGGCAACCCAGTCCAGGCGGTTCGTTAAGAGAAGGGGGTCTTTTTCAAGATCGTTGAGCACCTCTTCCCAGTTTTTTAAAATCCACTGTGTGTCCGGGTCGTTCTCTTTGCCGAAAGCCTGAATGGAGGCTTCCAGGTAAATCCGCTGATGATCGATTGGATTCAGGTTCTGTCCGTCGACAAGCCGGATCGGCTTCTTGCATGTGGGATCGAGAGAGACCTCCCGCAAGGTGGCGACGGGTTGATCAACCGCCCCTTTTTTTGGGAGAGCGCCAGCTTCAATCAGCCGGAGTATCAGCCAGGTGGTCCCTACTTTTAATGCGGTCGAAGTTTCTGACAGATTGGAGTCTCCTAAAATCTGGTGAAGTCTCCGGAATTGAGAAGGATCCGCATGAGGCTCATCCCGGGTATTTAAGATAGGTCTCCGGTCCATGGTATCGACCGATTGCTCGACTTCAAAAAAATCGGCACGCTGAGAAAGCTGGAAATGACCGCGCGTCAAATCCGATCCATTTTCTATTCCAATCTTGCCCGCTCCGGCAAAGATCTGCCGGGTGA includes these proteins:
- a CDS encoding ubiquitin-like protein UBact; translated protein: MNPTIERREKPVNPLEKPREEGGPKKPDTDTAKENLLKRMKKVDPKQAERYRQRTGQ
- a CDS encoding proteasome accessory factor PafA2 family protein; amino-acid sequence: LAEVDQVLESMELVRAYLNKPFRQEWDYSVEDPRQDARGFRAQTLAQDDEESAFEKADRKRPFSFHEMKSDLALTNGARFYNDHTHPEYSTPECRSLKDLIIHDKAGERILQECANRRNAVLGGPHVQLYKNNTDFHGHSYGCHDNYLLPRSIPFHEISLGLIPFLVTRQIFAGAGKIGIENGSDLTRGHFQLSQRADFFEVEQSVDTMDRRPILNTRDEPHADPSQFRRLHQILGDSNLSETSTALKVGTTWLILRLIEAGALPKKGAVDQPVATLREVSLDPTCKKPIRLVDGQNLNPIDHQRIYLEASIQAFGKENDPDTQWILKNWEEVLNDLEKDPLLLTNRLDWVAKKWLMETFVESEGCKLDDARLIAIDLEYHNMSPDRGLFIAMEMNGSMNRLSSDPKIKEAIYTPPTDTRAAIRGLCVDRFHDKIHRIQWERIIFNKGLLKKELDLSHLFDPDQITSLKNQLNDMKDISQYFSKGARQ